A window from Mycobacterium saskatchewanense encodes these proteins:
- a CDS encoding catalase family peroxidase, with the protein MVTPDEAIEAIRGTGGAQPGSRALHAKGTLYRGRFTAGPEAAKLSRAKHLDGSAVPALFRFSNGSGNPTQRDALPGVRGLAVKLTLPDGSTTDVSTQTARLFVSSTPEGFVDLLKAMRPGLTQPLRLGKYFLTHPRLLGALPVLRDANRVPESYATVSYHGLHAFRWVAADGSSRFVRYHLRPAAGEHFLDGSAARRRDPDFLHHELNHRLAGAPVRFDFVVEIAGPNDSTIDPSAAWRGSEKVVVGNFEITGLDTEREHGNDIVVFDPMRVTDGIEASDDPVLRFRTLAYSASVKLRTGVDRGAEAPPV; encoded by the coding sequence ATGGTTACTCCGGACGAGGCGATCGAGGCGATCCGCGGCACCGGGGGAGCGCAGCCCGGCTCCCGCGCCCTGCACGCGAAAGGCACGCTCTACCGCGGCCGGTTCACCGCCGGCCCCGAGGCGGCGAAACTGTCCCGCGCGAAGCACCTGGACGGCTCGGCGGTCCCGGCGCTGTTCCGGTTCTCCAACGGGTCGGGCAACCCCACCCAGCGTGACGCGCTGCCCGGCGTGCGCGGGTTGGCGGTGAAGCTCACCCTGCCCGACGGGTCGACCACCGACGTCTCGACGCAGACCGCCCGGTTGTTCGTGTCGAGCACGCCGGAGGGATTCGTCGATCTGCTCAAGGCGATGCGCCCCGGCCTCACGCAGCCGCTGCGCCTGGGCAAGTACTTCCTCACCCATCCGCGCCTGCTGGGGGCGCTGCCCGTGCTGCGCGACGCCAACAGGGTTCCGGAGAGTTACGCCACGGTCTCCTACCACGGGCTGCACGCCTTCCGCTGGGTCGCCGCCGACGGCAGCTCCCGATTCGTCCGCTACCACCTGCGCCCGGCCGCGGGCGAGCACTTCCTCGACGGATCGGCCGCGCGGCGCCGCGACCCCGACTTCCTGCATCACGAGCTCAACCACCGCCTCGCCGGCGCGCCGGTGCGGTTCGACTTCGTCGTCGAGATCGCCGGACCGAACGACTCGACGATCGACCCGTCGGCGGCGTGGCGCGGCTCCGAGAAGGTCGTCGTCGGCAACTTCGAGATCACCGGGCTCGACACCGAGCGCGAGCACGGCAACGACATCGTCGTCTTCGATCCCATGCGGGTCACCGACGGCATCGAGGCCTCCGACGACCCGGTCCTGCGGTTCCGGACCCTCGCGTACTCGGCGTCGGTGAAGCTGCGCACCGGGGTCGACCGGGGGGCCGAAGCCCCCCCGGTGTGA
- a CDS encoding sulfite exporter TauE/SafE family protein, translated as MILIALAGFAAGAINALVGSGTLVTFPTLVALGYPPVTATMSNAVGLVAGSVSGTWGYRAELSGQWDRLRWQIPASLAGAVVGAFLLLHLPEKVFADIVPVLLILALVLVVVGPRIQTWTAKRAEAQGRSAEHTTAARMAVLVLGTFAVGVYGGYFTAAQGILLVGVMGVLLPESVQRMNAAKNLLTLVVNFVAALAYSIVAEGRISWLVAALIGASSLVGGIIGARYGRRLSPKALRGTIVVVGLIGLYRLLAVA; from the coding sequence ATGATTTTGATCGCGCTCGCCGGCTTCGCGGCCGGCGCCATCAACGCCCTCGTCGGCTCGGGAACCCTGGTGACGTTCCCGACGCTCGTCGCGTTGGGCTACCCACCCGTGACGGCCACGATGTCCAACGCGGTCGGCCTGGTGGCCGGCAGCGTGTCCGGCACCTGGGGCTATCGGGCCGAACTGAGTGGTCAGTGGGACCGGCTGCGCTGGCAGATCCCGGCGTCGCTGGCGGGCGCGGTGGTGGGCGCGTTCCTTTTGCTGCACCTGCCCGAGAAGGTGTTCGCCGACATCGTGCCGGTGCTGCTCATTCTCGCCCTGGTGCTCGTGGTGGTGGGCCCGCGGATCCAGACCTGGACGGCCAAGCGGGCCGAGGCGCAGGGGCGCTCGGCTGAGCACACCACGGCCGCGCGGATGGCGGTGCTGGTGCTCGGCACGTTCGCCGTCGGTGTCTACGGCGGCTATTTCACCGCGGCGCAAGGCATCTTGTTGGTCGGCGTGATGGGTGTGTTGTTGCCCGAATCGGTGCAGCGCATGAACGCGGCCAAGAACCTGTTGACGCTTGTTGTCAATTTCGTTGCCGCGCTGGCCTATTCGATTGTGGCCGAAGGCCGGATCAGCTGGCTGGTTGCCGCGCTGATCGGGGCCAGCTCGCTCGTCGGGGGAATCATCGGGGCGCGATACGGGCGCCGGCTGTCGCCGAAGGCGTTGCGCGGCACCATCGTGGTGGTGGGCCTGATCGGGCTGTACCGGCTGCTCGCGGTGGCCTGA
- a CDS encoding glutamate--cysteine ligase 2, with product MSDLPTFGAEEEFLLVHPRTGEPAPRNAAVAAEGERLGIELQVELSSCQVETTSSVMSTSAELQEELARLRRVSAQAAEAAGVTLLASGLPPATPHEFPVTDTPRYRRIGEQYGMVAHEQGICGCHVHVQVPDRAAAVHVSNWLRPWLPSLLALSANSPLYRNAESGYASWRSVLWRRWPAAGAPPFFPSPDDYDRAVRMLVDTGVILDPKMIYWDVRPSANFPTVEVRVADVPATVAETVLIATLIRAAVMTALDAPDEGDQLGRLPPGALRAAYWKAAHDGLSGDALDLIRGRGAVPAREQLGALVSRVRPALEVLGEYDRVTGELDRIAADGNGAIRQLRAWRKRGKVMDVVEQLRVATLG from the coding sequence ATGAGCGACCTTCCCACCTTCGGTGCGGAGGAGGAATTCCTCCTCGTCCACCCGCGCACCGGTGAACCCGCCCCGCGCAACGCCGCGGTGGCCGCCGAGGGCGAGCGCCTGGGCATCGAGCTGCAGGTGGAACTGAGCAGTTGCCAGGTGGAGACCACGTCCAGCGTGATGTCGACCAGCGCGGAACTGCAAGAGGAGCTCGCCCGGCTGCGCCGCGTCTCCGCGCAGGCCGCCGAGGCCGCAGGCGTCACGCTGCTGGCCTCCGGGCTTCCCCCCGCCACGCCGCACGAGTTCCCGGTGACGGACACTCCGCGCTACCGGCGGATCGGGGAACAGTACGGGATGGTCGCCCATGAGCAGGGCATCTGTGGATGCCACGTTCACGTCCAGGTCCCCGACCGGGCCGCCGCCGTCCACGTCAGCAACTGGCTGCGGCCGTGGCTGCCGTCGCTGCTCGCGTTGTCGGCCAATTCGCCGCTGTATCGCAACGCCGAGAGCGGCTACGCGAGCTGGCGCAGCGTGCTGTGGCGGCGCTGGCCTGCCGCCGGGGCGCCGCCGTTCTTCCCCTCGCCGGACGACTACGACCGAGCGGTGCGGATGCTCGTCGACACCGGGGTGATCCTGGACCCCAAGATGATCTATTGGGACGTGCGGCCCTCGGCGAACTTCCCGACGGTCGAAGTGCGGGTCGCCGACGTGCCGGCCACCGTCGCCGAGACGGTGCTCATCGCCACGCTGATCCGGGCGGCGGTGATGACGGCGCTGGACGCTCCCGACGAGGGCGACCAGCTGGGTCGGCTGCCCCCCGGCGCCCTGCGGGCGGCGTACTGGAAGGCGGCCCACGACGGGCTCTCCGGCGACGCGCTCGACCTGATCCGCGGCCGCGGGGCGGTGCCGGCGCGGGAACAGCTGGGGGCGCTGGTGTCAAGGGTGCGGCCGGCGCTGGAGGTGCTGGGCGAATACGACCGCGTCACCGGCGAACTCGACCGGATTGCCGCTGACGGCAACGGGGCGATACGCCAGCTGCGGGCGTGGCGGAAGCGCGGGAAGGTGATGGACGTCGTCGAGCAGCTCAGGGTCGCGACGCTGGGGTGA
- a CDS encoding anti-sigma factor antagonist — translation MSPVIAEPIPSTPLKLSTRLVYELGDPGSTLRATTDRFGPAVLINAGGEVDACNERTWRQLVSEAATVVIAPGPFIVDVTGLDFMGCCAFAALADEARRCRERGVELRLVSHEPIVTRIVDACGLNRALPIYPTVDSALGAAARW, via the coding sequence ATGAGCCCGGTCATAGCAGAACCGATACCCAGCACGCCCCTGAAGCTCAGCACGCGGCTGGTGTACGAACTGGGCGACCCCGGCAGCACATTGCGGGCCACGACCGATCGCTTCGGCCCGGCGGTGTTGATCAACGCCGGCGGGGAGGTCGACGCGTGCAACGAGCGCACCTGGCGCCAGCTGGTCAGCGAGGCCGCCACCGTGGTCATCGCGCCCGGGCCGTTCATCGTGGACGTCACGGGACTCGATTTCATGGGCTGCTGCGCCTTCGCCGCCCTGGCCGACGAGGCCCGGCGCTGCCGGGAGCGCGGCGTCGAGCTGCGCCTGGTGAGCCACGAGCCGATCGTCACCCGGATCGTCGACGCGTGCGGGCTCAACCGCGCGCTGCCGATCTACCCGACCGTCGACTCGGCGCTCGGTGCGGCCGCTCGCTGGTGA
- a CDS encoding TetR/AcrR family transcriptional regulator — protein MTTHNVAPAASARERILAAAYELFSRRGIRAVGTDEVIERAGVARATLYRHFATKNDLVLAVLQRREQVWTHGLIEEQSRQRGTTPEEQLLAIFDVMHDWFQLRDGFEGCSFINVLLELGADHPVGQACIAHIDHVRDIVRRRAAAAGLTDVEEFASSWHILMKGAIVLAAVGDADAALRARKMGSALIGEHRPISAADPGEAVS, from the coding sequence ATGACGACCCACAATGTCGCTCCCGCCGCGTCGGCGCGGGAACGCATTTTGGCCGCGGCGTATGAGCTGTTCAGCCGGCGTGGGATTCGCGCTGTCGGCACCGACGAGGTGATCGAGCGCGCCGGGGTGGCCAGGGCAACGCTGTACCGGCACTTCGCCACCAAGAACGACCTCGTGCTGGCCGTGCTGCAGCGGCGCGAACAGGTCTGGACGCACGGCCTCATCGAGGAGCAGTCGCGGCAGCGGGGCACCACACCGGAAGAGCAGCTGTTGGCGATCTTCGACGTCATGCACGACTGGTTTCAACTGCGCGACGGCTTCGAGGGGTGCTCGTTCATCAACGTGCTGCTCGAGCTGGGGGCGGATCACCCGGTCGGGCAGGCGTGCATCGCCCACATCGACCACGTGCGCGACATCGTGCGCCGGCGCGCCGCCGCGGCGGGGCTGACCGACGTGGAGGAGTTCGCCTCGTCGTGGCACATCCTGATGAAGGGTGCCATCGTCCTGGCGGCGGTGGGTGACGCGGACGCGGCGTTGCGGGCCCGCAAGATGGGTAGCGCCCTCATCGGCGAGCATCGGCCAATCTCGGCGGCGGATCCCGGCGAGGCGGTGAGCTAG
- a CDS encoding DedA family protein, protein MNVEALLQSVPPLAVYLVVCGVVGVESLGIPLPGEIVLVTAALMSSQHDLAVNPVGVGLAAVIGAVVGDSIGYAIGRRFGMPLFDRLGQRFPKHFGPGHVALAERLFNRWGVRAVFFGRFIALLRIFAGPLAGALNMHYPRFLAANVSGAICWAGGTTALVYFAGMAAERWMERFSWVALVVAIVFGLIAAFALRERTARAITELEAEHDRKTDSSTV, encoded by the coding sequence ATGAACGTGGAGGCCTTGCTGCAGTCGGTCCCGCCGCTCGCGGTCTACCTGGTGGTGTGCGGGGTCGTCGGGGTCGAGAGCCTGGGCATCCCGCTCCCGGGCGAGATCGTGCTCGTGACGGCGGCGCTCATGTCGTCGCAGCACGACCTGGCCGTCAACCCGGTCGGCGTGGGCCTCGCCGCGGTGATCGGCGCCGTCGTCGGCGACTCGATCGGGTACGCCATCGGGCGTCGGTTCGGCATGCCGCTGTTCGATCGGTTGGGCCAGCGGTTCCCCAAGCACTTCGGGCCCGGACACGTCGCGCTCGCCGAGCGGTTGTTCAACCGCTGGGGGGTGCGAGCGGTCTTCTTCGGCCGCTTCATCGCGCTACTGCGGATCTTCGCCGGGCCGCTCGCGGGGGCGCTGAACATGCACTACCCGCGGTTCCTGGCGGCGAACGTCTCGGGGGCCATCTGCTGGGCGGGCGGCACGACGGCCCTGGTGTATTTCGCGGGGATGGCCGCCGAACGGTGGATGGAGCGGTTCTCCTGGGTCGCGCTGGTGGTCGCGATCGTCTTCGGCCTGATCGCCGCCTTCGCGCTGCGCGAACGCACCGCGCGCGCGATCACCGAGCTGGAGGCCGAGCACGATCGCAAGACCGACAGTTCCACTGTTTAG
- a CDS encoding SGNH/GDSL hydrolase family protein yields MRGLGHAGYRRYVALGDSQTEGLWDGDDVVGLLGFADRLAAMIDALHPGLHYANLAIRGKRIGDVLREQVPPALAMRPDLVTVCVGMNDVIQPGRSFGPALRDLEQLYAALAESGATVATTTFPNVAQFLPLGRLVSGRLSRINAAIRGATERYGFRLVDLYGAASMRDLDTWAIDRVHASTKGHILFAAAAAEALSLPGSNHDWAEPSVNPARLSLPATAYGQLRWTQDAFFPWIWRRMRGLSSADGREPKRPRLEPFRTADEENTTRDARRSGILDP; encoded by the coding sequence GTGCGCGGGCTTGGTCACGCCGGATATCGCCGATACGTCGCCCTGGGAGATAGCCAGACCGAGGGGTTGTGGGACGGCGACGATGTCGTCGGCCTGCTGGGGTTCGCGGACCGGCTCGCCGCCATGATCGATGCGCTGCACCCGGGCCTGCACTACGCCAACCTCGCGATTCGCGGCAAGCGGATCGGCGACGTGCTGCGCGAGCAGGTCCCCCCGGCACTGGCGATGCGACCGGACCTGGTCACGGTGTGCGTCGGAATGAACGACGTCATCCAGCCCGGCCGGTCGTTCGGTCCCGCCCTGCGCGACCTGGAACAGCTCTACGCCGCCCTCGCCGAATCGGGGGCGACGGTCGCGACGACCACGTTCCCCAACGTCGCGCAGTTTTTGCCGCTCGGCCGGCTGGTGTCGGGGCGGCTGTCCCGCATCAACGCCGCGATCCGCGGGGCCACCGAGCGCTACGGCTTCCGGCTCGTCGACCTGTACGGCGCCGCGTCGATGCGCGACCTCGACACCTGGGCCATCGACCGGGTGCACGCGTCCACCAAGGGACACATCCTGTTCGCCGCCGCGGCCGCCGAGGCACTGAGTCTGCCTGGCAGCAACCACGATTGGGCCGAACCGAGTGTCAACCCGGCGCGATTGTCGCTGCCCGCCACCGCCTACGGGCAGCTGCGCTGGACGCAGGACGCCTTCTTTCCCTGGATCTGGCGCAGGATGCGCGGCCTCTCGTCGGCGGACGGGCGCGAGCCCAAGCGCCCGCGATTGGAGCCGTTCCGCACCGCGGACGAAGAGAATACGACGCGGGATGCCCGACGGTCGGGCATCCTTGACCCATGA